One window of the Haloarcula halobia genome contains the following:
- a CDS encoding DUF7139 domain-containing protein produces MENLGDAYGGRRWTGRDPRRVVAGVGLSVAGALAVVLAILLATTPLADVFGATDIRAAEKLAGTVGGLGIPAMFLGVVAVLPSSRREQGGVIAGAALCLGGLALFQVAYPYDWTTGPQTLAFETAILYFLGACVAFWFVFTAMASFRRRNDPQGTVRLELTHKGESKTVQVSPEEYRRYTNAVRSDGGETERVIEELESRFED; encoded by the coding sequence ATGGAGAACCTCGGGGACGCCTACGGTGGCCGCCGGTGGACGGGACGCGACCCCCGGAGAGTCGTCGCCGGCGTCGGCCTCTCCGTCGCGGGCGCGCTGGCGGTCGTCCTCGCGATACTGCTCGCCACCACGCCGCTCGCCGACGTCTTCGGGGCGACGGACATCCGCGCCGCCGAGAAACTCGCCGGGACGGTCGGCGGCCTCGGCATCCCCGCGATGTTCCTCGGTGTCGTCGCCGTCCTGCCGTCGAGTCGCCGCGAGCAGGGCGGCGTCATCGCCGGAGCGGCCCTCTGTCTGGGGGGTCTCGCACTGTTCCAGGTGGCCTACCCGTACGACTGGACGACCGGCCCGCAGACGCTCGCCTTCGAGACAGCGATTTTGTACTTCCTGGGGGCCTGCGTGGCGTTCTGGTTCGTCTTCACCGCCATGGCGAGCTTCCGCCGGCGCAACGACCCCCAGGGGACAGTCAGGCTCGAACTCACCCACAAGGGCGAGTCAAAGACCGTCCAGGTCTCGCCGGAGGAGTACCGGCGCTACACGAACGCGGTCCGCAGCGACGGCGGCGAGACAGAACGGGTCATCGAGGAACTGGAGTCGCGCTTCGAGGACTAG
- the hjc gene encoding Holliday junction resolvase Hjc, with protein sequence MANSNAKGDRRERELVNALDAAGFAVMRAPASGSATERELPDVLTGDGENFYAIEAKSSAGDPIYLTGEEVEALLFFARNFGAKPRIGVRFDREDWFFFHPGDLYTTDGGNYRVKKETALAEGTDFEEFVGHSEKVTLDEVGEDGPDQAVLDVLSAFERGDLSKDEAAEMLE encoded by the coding sequence ATGGCAAACTCCAACGCGAAGGGCGACCGCCGCGAGCGCGAGCTGGTCAACGCGCTCGACGCGGCGGGCTTCGCGGTGATGCGCGCGCCGGCGAGCGGCAGCGCCACCGAACGGGAACTCCCGGACGTGCTGACCGGCGACGGCGAGAACTTCTACGCCATCGAGGCGAAATCCAGCGCCGGCGACCCCATCTATCTCACCGGCGAGGAGGTCGAGGCGCTCCTCTTTTTCGCGCGCAACTTCGGCGCGAAACCGCGCATCGGGGTGCGCTTCGACCGGGAGGACTGGTTCTTCTTCCACCCCGGCGACCTCTACACGACCGACGGGGGCAACTACCGGGTCAAGAAGGAGACGGCGCTGGCCGAGGGGACGGACTTCGAGGAGTTCGTCGGCCACTCCGAGAAGGTGACCCTGGACGAGGTGGGCGAGGACGGCCCCGACCAGGCGGTGCTGGACGTCCTCTCGGCGTTCGAGCGGGGCGACCTCTCGAAGGACGAGGCGGCGGAGATGTTAGAGTAG
- a CDS encoding queuosine precursor transporter, whose amino-acid sequence MSGDWEGGFRVGLVALFVTSLVVAQVTASKLLAVGLPFALPLAGETLVLPGAALAYALTFFASDCYAELYGRRAATVVVNVGFLMNFVLLALVWSTILAPGLPAAAQPVDPAAFRNVLSASTGIVVASLAAYVVSQNWDVFVFHRIREYTDGDHLWLRNLGSTASSQLLDTVIFIGVGFVVFQGVSLGAALSLVVGQYLLKLLIALLDTPLVYAVVRLARGRQEEPATPAVQ is encoded by the coding sequence ATGAGCGGTGACTGGGAGGGCGGCTTCCGGGTCGGCCTCGTCGCGCTCTTTGTCACCTCGCTGGTCGTCGCCCAGGTGACCGCCTCGAAGCTGCTCGCCGTCGGCCTGCCGTTCGCGCTCCCCCTCGCCGGCGAGACGCTCGTGTTGCCGGGCGCGGCGCTGGCGTACGCGCTGACCTTCTTTGCCTCCGACTGCTACGCCGAACTGTACGGCCGGCGGGCGGCGACGGTGGTCGTCAACGTCGGCTTCCTGATGAACTTCGTCCTGCTGGCGCTGGTCTGGAGCACCATCCTCGCGCCCGGCCTGCCGGCGGCGGCCCAGCCCGTCGACCCCGCGGCGTTCCGGAACGTACTGTCGGCCAGCACCGGCATCGTCGTCGCCAGCCTCGCCGCCTACGTCGTCAGCCAGAACTGGGACGTCTTCGTCTTCCACCGCATCCGCGAGTACACCGACGGCGACCACCTCTGGCTGCGCAACCTCGGTTCCACCGCGTCGAGCCAGCTGCTCGATACGGTCATCTTCATCGGCGTCGGCTTCGTCGTCTTCCAGGGCGTCTCGCTGGGCGCGGCGCTGTCGCTCGTCGTCGGCCAGTATCTCCTGAAACTGCTCATCGCCCTGCTCGATACGCCGCTGGTCTACGCCGTCGTCAGACTCGCACGCGGCCGGCAGGAAGAGCCCGCCACACCGGCGGTCCAGTGA
- a CDS encoding DNA polymerase sliding clamp: MFNAIVSADTLQAALDSVSVLVDECKIHLEEDGMEIRAVDPANVGMVDLRLEAAAFESYETDGGLIGVNLSRLEDIAGMADAGQVIHLELDEKTRKLHIAIDGLEYTLALIDPDSIRQEPDLPDLDLAAHIVIEGKDINRAVKAADMVSDHIALGVDTVEELFYVDAEGDTDDVHLELTEDDLIDLTPGEAHSLFSLDYLKNMNKAIPKDAEVEMELGEEFPVKMHFNFAEGQGRVTYMLAPRIQSE, encoded by the coding sequence ATGTTCAACGCCATCGTGAGCGCGGACACGCTCCAGGCGGCTCTCGACTCGGTGAGCGTGCTGGTGGACGAGTGCAAGATCCACCTGGAAGAAGACGGGATGGAGATTCGGGCGGTCGACCCCGCCAACGTGGGCATGGTGGACCTGCGTCTCGAGGCGGCGGCCTTCGAGTCCTACGAGACCGACGGCGGCCTCATCGGCGTCAACCTCTCGCGACTGGAGGACATCGCCGGCATGGCCGACGCCGGACAGGTCATCCACCTCGAACTCGACGAGAAGACGCGCAAGCTCCACATCGCCATCGACGGCCTGGAGTACACGCTGGCGCTCATCGACCCGGACTCCATCCGCCAGGAGCCGGACCTGCCGGATCTGGATCTGGCGGCACACATCGTCATCGAGGGCAAGGACATCAACCGCGCCGTGAAGGCCGCCGACATGGTCTCGGACCACATCGCGCTGGGCGTCGACACCGTCGAGGAGCTGTTCTACGTCGACGCCGAGGGCGACACCGACGACGTCCACCTCGAACTCACGGAAGACGACCTCATCGACCTCACGCCGGGGGAGGCCCACTCCCTGTTCTCGCTGGACTACCTCAAGAACATGAACAAGGCCATCCCGAAGGACGCGGAGGTCGAGATGGAGCTGGGCGAGGAGTTCCCCGTCAAGATGCACTTCAACTTCGCCGAGGGGCAGGGCCGGGTCACCTACATGCTCGCCCCGCGCATCCAGAGCGAGTAG
- the priL gene encoding DNA primase regulatory subunit PriL, translating into MQPLHARYPFLQAARDAVEAAAVDLGEVVATNEAVTQRAVERVEHAITDGTVGDPHRRTRVELLSYPVARVLVSLVDEHVCTRKYARAEAETARERFGAEFEATTEFKSTQAERVSLADLLAEFNLVGSVHEAEAGYRVDVGAYLDLAADQRGDRWRLVNRPLSAGQVRVPAEDLHVLLKQAIRHRVEDGLPFDVPDAIADELDAEVEHLREVLADLDLTREIDTVVPELFPPCMQHLLDQVQKGAHLEHHSRFAIAAFLTGIGMTTDEIVDLFQVNPGFGEEATRYQVDHIRGDTSPTEYSTPACSTMQSYGDCVNKDELCATISHPMAYYEKKLDDSDEDELVDWREQDDDGDTEADA; encoded by the coding sequence ATGCAGCCGCTCCACGCACGGTACCCGTTCCTCCAGGCCGCACGCGACGCCGTCGAGGCCGCCGCGGTCGACCTGGGGGAGGTCGTCGCGACCAACGAGGCGGTCACCCAGCGGGCCGTGGAGCGGGTCGAACACGCCATCACGGACGGGACGGTCGGCGACCCCCATCGCCGGACCCGGGTCGAACTCCTCTCGTACCCGGTCGCGCGGGTCCTGGTCTCGCTCGTCGACGAGCACGTCTGTACCCGCAAGTACGCCCGGGCGGAGGCCGAGACGGCCCGCGAGCGCTTCGGTGCGGAGTTCGAGGCGACGACGGAGTTCAAGTCCACCCAGGCCGAGCGGGTCTCGCTCGCGGACCTGCTGGCCGAGTTCAACCTCGTCGGGTCGGTCCACGAGGCCGAGGCGGGCTACCGCGTCGACGTCGGTGCGTATCTCGACCTGGCGGCCGACCAGCGCGGGGACCGCTGGCGGCTGGTCAACCGGCCGCTTTCGGCCGGTCAGGTCCGCGTGCCGGCCGAGGACCTCCACGTCCTGTTGAAGCAGGCCATCCGCCACCGCGTCGAAGACGGGTTACCGTTCGACGTTCCGGACGCCATCGCCGACGAGTTAGACGCGGAGGTCGAGCACCTCCGGGAGGTGCTCGCGGACCTCGATTTGACCCGCGAGATCGACACCGTCGTGCCCGAACTGTTCCCGCCGTGCATGCAGCACCTGCTGGACCAGGTCCAGAAGGGTGCCCACCTCGAACATCACTCGCGCTTTGCTATCGCAGCGTTCCTCACGGGCATCGGGATGACCACCGACGAGATCGTCGACCTCTTCCAGGTCAACCCCGGGTTCGGCGAGGAGGCGACCCGCTACCAGGTCGACCACATCCGCGGGGACACGAGTCCGACGGAGTACTCGACGCCGGCCTGTTCGACCATGCAGTCCTACGGTGACTGCGTCAACAAGGACGAGCTCTGTGCGACCATCTCGCACCCGATGGCCTACTACGAGAAGAAACTGGACGACAGCGACGAGGACGAACTGGTCGACTGGCGGGAGCAGGACGACGACGGCGACACGGAAGCGGACGCCTAG
- a CDS encoding amidohydrolase: protein MTDLLVSGGQVLRPDLSVERADLLLDQDSGDIAAIDDPGTLAGDDELDASGGLVVPGLVNAHTHVAMTLLRGYADDKPLDAWLQEDIWPVEAELTPEDVRVGAELGLVEMIRSGTTALSDMYFHVDEIAEAVEQAGMRAVLGFTAVTVAKDDEGAHADMQESLATARRLDGAAGGRITTTFQPHSLTTVGEAYLREYVPEAVADDLRIHLHANETTDEVDPIVDEHGVRPLAYADDVGLLGPDTFLAHCVHVDGSEIDLLADTGTGAVHCPASNMKLASGMAPVQDLLDAGVTVGLGTDGPASNNDLDMFGEMRDAAMVGKLAADDASAVDAATVVEMATANGADLLGFDSGRLEPGRNADLAVLDLQSPHLTPGHDLVSHLAYAARGGDVRHTVCDGAVLMRDSEVRVFDEPAVRERASEHATALVTRANE, encoded by the coding sequence ATGACAGACCTCCTCGTCAGCGGCGGACAGGTGCTCCGGCCGGACCTGTCCGTCGAGCGCGCGGACCTCTTGCTCGACCAGGACAGCGGCGACATCGCCGCCATCGACGACCCCGGGACACTCGCGGGCGACGACGAACTCGACGCCAGCGGTGGCCTCGTCGTGCCGGGACTCGTGAACGCCCACACCCACGTCGCGATGACGCTCCTGCGGGGCTACGCCGACGACAAGCCACTCGACGCCTGGCTCCAGGAGGACATCTGGCCCGTCGAGGCCGAACTGACCCCCGAGGACGTCCGTGTCGGCGCGGAACTCGGTCTCGTCGAGATGATCCGCTCGGGGACCACGGCCCTCTCGGACATGTACTTTCACGTCGACGAGATCGCCGAGGCCGTCGAGCAGGCCGGCATGCGCGCCGTCCTGGGTTTCACCGCCGTCACCGTCGCCAAGGACGACGAGGGTGCCCACGCCGACATGCAGGAGAGTCTCGCCACGGCGCGCCGACTCGACGGCGCGGCCGGCGGGCGCATCACGACCACGTTCCAGCCTCACAGCCTCACGACCGTCGGCGAGGCGTACCTCCGCGAGTACGTCCCCGAGGCCGTCGCCGACGACCTGCGCATCCACCTCCACGCCAACGAGACGACCGACGAGGTCGACCCCATCGTCGACGAGCACGGGGTCCGCCCCCTCGCGTACGCCGACGACGTCGGCCTGCTGGGTCCCGACACCTTCCTCGCCCACTGCGTCCACGTCGACGGGAGCGAGATCGACCTGCTCGCCGACACCGGTACGGGCGCAGTCCACTGCCCGGCGTCGAACATGAAGCTGGCCAGCGGGATGGCCCCGGTCCAGGACCTGCTCGACGCGGGCGTCACCGTCGGCCTCGGCACCGACGGCCCGGCCTCGAACAACGACCTCGACATGTTCGGCGAGATGCGCGACGCCGCGATGGTCGGGAAACTCGCCGCCGACGACGCGAGCGCCGTCGACGCCGCCACCGTGGTCGAGATGGCGACGGCAAACGGCGCGGACCTGCTCGGATTCGACAGCGGCCGACTCGAACCCGGCCGGAACGCCGACCTCGCGGTGCTGGACCTCCAGTCCCCGCATCTCACGCCCGGTCACGACCTCGTTTCGCACCTCGCGTACGCCGCTCGCGGCGGGGACGTCCGCCACACGGTGTGTGACGGCGCCGTTCTCATGCGTGATAGCGAGGTTCGGGTCTTCGACGAACCGGCCGTCAGGGAGCGGGCAAGCGAGCACGCGACGGCACTCGTAACGCGAGCGAATGAGTGA
- a CDS encoding DUF7472 family protein, with product MDIERETVLQIVVATIGVLVFVAAAVYVASTYTVDGALTAQGGVAIVGAIGVFLLVMLAAGLWLERQDF from the coding sequence ATGGATATCGAGCGGGAGACTGTGTTGCAGATCGTGGTCGCGACGATCGGCGTGCTCGTCTTCGTCGCCGCAGCGGTCTACGTGGCCTCGACCTACACGGTCGACGGGGCCCTCACGGCCCAGGGCGGCGTCGCTATCGTCGGCGCCATCGGCGTGTTCCTTCTCGTCATGCTGGCCGCCGGTCTGTGGCTCGAACGCCAGGACTTCTAG
- a CDS encoding RlmE family RNA methyltransferase, translating to MSGKDDYYNRAKQEGYRARSAYKLKQLDETAGLLGEGRTVVDLGAAPGGWLQVAAEGVGERGTVVGVDRQRIDPLEDPEPAVHYVRGDMTEESTKAEIREVLGAADDDTLGGPVDVVLSDMAPNMTGEYDLDHARSVHLVRQALEVATDLLAAEGDFCAKVFDGQDLKDLIADIEPEFEYVREVRPDASRDSSSELYLVAKNRLTAPVREGDVVEVTIEDVGAEGDGIAKVENFTVFVSGAADGETLAVRVDDVKPRYAFAEPVE from the coding sequence ATGAGTGGGAAAGACGACTACTACAACCGGGCCAAGCAGGAAGGGTATCGCGCCCGGTCGGCGTACAAGCTCAAGCAGCTCGACGAGACGGCCGGGCTGCTCGGCGAGGGCCGGACCGTCGTCGACCTGGGGGCGGCCCCCGGCGGCTGGCTGCAGGTCGCCGCCGAAGGGGTCGGCGAGCGAGGGACCGTCGTCGGCGTCGACCGCCAACGCATCGACCCCCTCGAGGACCCCGAGCCCGCGGTCCACTACGTCCGCGGGGACATGACCGAGGAAAGTACGAAAGCCGAGATTCGCGAGGTCCTGGGCGCCGCGGACGACGACACGCTCGGTGGCCCCGTCGACGTGGTGCTGTCGGACATGGCACCGAACATGACCGGCGAGTACGACCTCGACCACGCCCGCTCGGTCCACCTCGTCCGGCAGGCCCTCGAGGTCGCGACCGACCTGCTCGCCGCCGAGGGCGACTTCTGTGCGAAGGTCTTCGACGGTCAGGACCTCAAGGACCTCATCGCGGACATCGAACCGGAGTTCGAGTACGTCCGCGAGGTCCGCCCCGACGCCTCGCGGGATTCCTCCTCGGAGCTGTACCTCGTCGCGAAGAACCGCCTGACTGCACCCGTCCGCGAGGGCGACGTCGTCGAGGTGACGATCGAGGACGTCGGCGCGGAGGGCGACGGCATCGCGAAGGTGGAGAACTTCACCGTCTTCGTCAGCGGCGCTGCGGACGGCGAGACGCTCGCGGTGCGCGTCGACGACGTGAAACCGCGGTACGCGTTCGCAGAACCCGTCGAGTGA
- a CDS encoding adenosylhomocysteinase produces MTSPISERLADVAPARESGRRKMDWAAQHMPICGALREDFEATRPFAGEIIGMAMHVEAKTAVLAELLAAGGAEVAITGCNPLSTHDDVSAALDAVDGVTSYAERGVDDEGYYDAIEAVIGHEPTITVDDGMDLVAAIHEDYPELIDTIVGGAEETTTGVHRLRAMDEDGELRYPVFAVNDTPMKRLFDNVHGTGESSLASIAMTTNLSWAGKTVVVAGYGHCGKGVAKKASGQNADVVVTEVEPRRALEAHMEGYDVMPMAEAAEEGDVFITTTGNRDVVVREHFEAMQDGVLLANAGHFDVEIDLDALGDLAVDTYEAREGVRAYEMEDGRRLNVLAEGRLVNLATPIALGHPVEVMDQSFGIQAVCVRELVENGDAYDAGVHDVPDRLDKEVAEIKLAAEGVAFDSLTETQDEYLDSWQHGT; encoded by the coding sequence ATGACCTCACCCATTTCGGAGCGACTGGCAGACGTCGCGCCTGCCCGCGAGTCCGGCCGGCGGAAGATGGACTGGGCGGCCCAGCACATGCCGATCTGTGGCGCGTTGCGCGAGGACTTCGAGGCGACTCGGCCCTTCGCCGGCGAGATCATCGGGATGGCGATGCACGTCGAGGCCAAGACGGCGGTTCTCGCGGAACTGCTGGCCGCCGGCGGCGCGGAGGTCGCTATCACCGGCTGTAACCCGCTCAGCACCCACGACGACGTGAGCGCCGCGCTCGACGCCGTCGACGGCGTCACCTCCTACGCCGAGCGCGGCGTCGACGACGAGGGGTACTACGACGCTATCGAGGCCGTCATCGGTCACGAGCCGACCATCACCGTCGACGACGGGATGGACCTCGTCGCTGCCATCCACGAGGACTACCCCGAACTCATCGACACCATCGTCGGCGGGGCCGAGGAGACCACGACGGGCGTCCACCGCCTGCGCGCGATGGACGAGGACGGCGAGCTCCGGTATCCGGTCTTTGCCGTCAACGACACGCCGATGAAACGGCTGTTCGACAACGTCCACGGCACCGGCGAGTCCTCGCTCGCGAGCATCGCGATGACGACGAACCTCTCGTGGGCCGGCAAGACTGTCGTCGTCGCTGGCTACGGCCACTGCGGCAAGGGCGTCGCGAAGAAGGCCAGCGGGCAGAACGCCGACGTCGTCGTCACGGAGGTCGAACCCCGCCGCGCGCTGGAGGCCCACATGGAGGGCTACGACGTCATGCCGATGGCCGAGGCCGCAGAGGAGGGCGACGTGTTCATCACGACGACCGGCAACCGCGACGTCGTCGTCCGCGAGCACTTCGAGGCCATGCAGGACGGGGTCCTGCTGGCCAACGCCGGCCACTTCGACGTCGAAATCGACCTCGACGCACTCGGTGACCTCGCCGTCGACACCTACGAGGCCCGCGAGGGCGTCCGGGCCTACGAGATGGAAGACGGCCGCCGCCTGAACGTGCTGGCCGAGGGTCGGCTGGTGAACCTGGCGACGCCCATCGCGCTGGGGCATCCGGTCGAGGTGATGGACCAGTCCTTTGGCATCCAGGCCGTCTGTGTGCGTGAGCTGGTCGAGAACGGCGACGCGTACGACGCCGGCGTCCACGACGTCCCCGATCGGCTGGACAAGGAGGTCGCCGAGATCAAACTGGCGGCCGAGGGCGTCGCCTTCGACTCGTTGACCGAGACCCAGGACGAGTATCTGGACTCCTGGCAGCACGGGACGTAG
- the hisG gene encoding ATP phosphoribosyltransferase produces MRIAVPNKGRLHDPAESLLERAGLHIVDGADRQLYADTVDPDVTVLYARAADIPEYVSDGAADVGITGLDQVTEADTDNLEELLDLEFGGCRLVLAAPEDGDIETVYDLDGGTVATEFPNIARDYFAELDVDVDIAEVSGATELTPHVDIADGIIDITSTGTTLRMNRLAIIDEVLESSVRLFAREDVADDEKVRQVRMALHSVLSAEGKRYLMMNVPEDALEDVKDVLPGMGGPTVMDIAGKDDVAVHAVVDDSDVFETINDLKGVGASDVLVTEIERLVE; encoded by the coding sequence ATGCGCATCGCCGTCCCCAACAAGGGCCGCTTGCACGACCCCGCCGAGAGCCTGCTCGAACGGGCCGGCCTCCACATCGTCGACGGGGCCGACCGACAGCTGTACGCCGACACCGTCGACCCGGACGTGACGGTACTGTACGCCCGCGCCGCCGACATCCCCGAGTACGTCTCCGACGGGGCCGCCGACGTGGGCATCACCGGCCTCGACCAGGTCACCGAGGCCGACACCGACAACCTCGAGGAACTGCTCGACCTCGAGTTCGGCGGCTGTCGCCTGGTGCTCGCCGCCCCCGAGGACGGCGACATCGAGACCGTCTACGACCTAGACGGGGGCACCGTCGCCACTGAGTTCCCGAACATCGCCCGGGACTACTTCGCCGAACTCGACGTCGACGTCGACATCGCCGAGGTGTCGGGCGCGACGGAACTGACGCCCCACGTCGACATCGCCGACGGCATCATCGACATCACGTCGACGGGCACGACGCTGCGGATGAACCGCCTGGCCATCATCGACGAGGTGCTTGAGTCGTCGGTCCGCCTGTTCGCCCGCGAGGACGTCGCCGACGACGAGAAGGTGCGGCAGGTCCGGATGGCGCTGCACTCGGTGCTCTCGGCGGAGGGCAAGCGCTACCTGATGATGAACGTCCCCGAGGACGCACTGGAGGACGTGAAAGACGTGCTCCCGGGGATGGGCGGGCCGACAGTGATGGACATCGCCGGCAAGGACGACGTGGCCGTCCACGCCGTGGTCGACGACAGCGACGTCTTCGAGACCATCAACGACCTCAAGGGGGTGGGCGCGAGCGACGTGCTGGTGACCGAGATCGAGCGGCTCGTGGAATAG
- a CDS encoding SWIM zinc finger family protein produces MTLIEPTDDRGPTALAPDLRDMDARAARAWVERMAVRQREDGTYAVSTDSGHAYLVDLTERTCTCPDHRIRGEHCKHLRRVAIEITARRVAPPGKQRARCDACGTVTVVPADAAEPHLCRACRLTPGDVVLDRETGNRLVVVGVSAERADEFVVAAADKTVAEFETNDGYPTDDVVVEAVYLADAARRDDPRRYAFPHSRLRRADDAVLVG; encoded by the coding sequence ATGACACTCATCGAACCCACCGACGACCGGGGGCCGACTGCACTCGCACCGGACCTCCGAGACATGGACGCCCGTGCGGCCCGCGCCTGGGTCGAGCGCATGGCCGTTCGGCAACGCGAGGACGGCACCTACGCCGTCAGCACCGACAGTGGCCACGCCTACCTGGTCGATTTGACCGAGCGAACCTGTACCTGTCCGGACCACCGGATTCGCGGCGAGCACTGCAAGCACCTGCGCCGCGTCGCCATCGAGATTACGGCCCGTCGCGTCGCGCCGCCTGGCAAGCAGCGGGCCCGCTGTGACGCCTGTGGTACCGTCACCGTCGTCCCGGCGGACGCCGCCGAACCGCACCTCTGTCGGGCCTGCCGACTCACGCCCGGCGACGTCGTCCTCGACCGGGAGACCGGCAACCGCCTGGTCGTCGTCGGCGTCTCGGCCGAACGCGCCGACGAGTTCGTCGTCGCGGCCGCGGACAAGACGGTCGCCGAGTTCGAGACCAACGACGGCTATCCGACCGACGACGTCGTCGTCGAGGCGGTCTACCTGGCCGATGCGGCGCGTCGTGACGACCCCCGGCGCTACGCGTTCCCGCACTCCCGACTCCGCCGGGCCGACGACGCGGTGCTCGTGGGGTAG
- a CDS encoding alpha/beta fold hydrolase, with amino-acid sequence MGVTPPGGTGDPEVCRIDDRQVAYETAGDPTGRPVLFCHGTPGSRLLVRLLGAPAADRGLRLVAPDRPGIGASDPVDGGIETWTDDVRALFAHLGVDGAEVLGFSGGAPYALACHRLSAVDRVTLAGGVGPPAVGDVARTQRVLGHVAGTVPWVLGPLLRLQRLVLDRRDPAAALDFVAKRAPGHPTLTDADVARLVKADLLAATAQGPATLVESLATLGRPWPFDLGDVDVPVTVVQGRRDGNVSPETGPALVEQIPDATHRPVDADHLGSLLASVEYLRASPTHV; translated from the coding sequence ATGGGCGTGACGCCACCGGGCGGGACGGGCGACCCCGAAGTCTGTCGAATCGACGACCGGCAGGTCGCCTACGAGACGGCCGGCGACCCGACCGGACGACCCGTCCTCTTCTGTCACGGTACGCCGGGGTCGCGCCTGCTGGTTCGCCTGCTCGGGGCCCCTGCCGCGGACCGCGGACTCCGTCTCGTCGCGCCCGACCGACCGGGAATCGGCGCCTCCGACCCGGTGGACGGTGGCATCGAGACCTGGACGGACGACGTGCGGGCGCTCTTCGCACACCTCGGTGTCGACGGTGCCGAGGTCCTCGGGTTCTCCGGCGGCGCGCCCTACGCCCTCGCCTGCCACCGGCTGTCGGCGGTCGACCGCGTGACGCTGGCGGGTGGCGTCGGCCCGCCCGCCGTCGGCGACGTGGCCCGGACACAGCGCGTGCTGGGCCACGTCGCCGGGACGGTGCCCTGGGTGCTCGGCCCGCTACTCCGCCTGCAACGGCTGGTTCTCGACCGCCGCGACCCGGCGGCAGCCCTGGACTTCGTCGCGAAGCGCGCGCCCGGCCACCCGACGCTCACCGACGCGGACGTCGCCAGGCTGGTCAAGGCGGACCTGCTGGCAGCCACGGCCCAGGGCCCGGCGACGCTGGTCGAGTCGCTGGCGACGCTCGGGCGGCCGTGGCCGTTCGACCTCGGCGACGTCGACGTGCCGGTCACCGTCGTTCAGGGTCGACGCGACGGGAACGTCTCGCCGGAGACCGGTCCGGCGCTCGTCGAGCAGATCCCCGACGCCACGCACCGGCCTGTCGACGCGGACCACCTGGGGTCGCTGCTGGCGAGCGTCGAGTACCTCCGTGCCAGTCCGACGCACGTCTGA
- a CDS encoding DUF4382 domain-containing protein, with amino-acid sequence MDRRKFLGTTTAIGATLVAGCGGSSGDGAASDGGSGDGTSSTESDGGAAASTGTFRLLISDRPADIGDFDSLDVTFDSARVFRVQSDEDDEVDSATTATEAPETEAPETETEETTTETATTETEGESADEAGFQTFDLDSPTVDLTEVVGAKAIGVLDGELETGRYAKVELSVAAVEGVVDGETVPVKVPSEKLQITKPFEVTAEAPVEFVFDINVVKKGPNGYNLLPVISESGVAGKDVEIEEVESTASASSSAAGETGTDADATTTVTETEGDDAANADTAKNKSRGPSQSDD; translated from the coding sequence ATGGACAGACGCAAGTTCCTCGGTACGACGACGGCGATCGGTGCGACGCTCGTCGCCGGGTGCGGCGGTTCGAGCGGCGACGGGGCCGCAAGCGACGGCGGCTCGGGCGACGGCACGTCGAGCACCGAGTCCGACGGCGGGGCCGCCGCGTCGACGGGCACCTTCCGACTCCTCATCAGCGACCGGCCGGCCGACATCGGTGACTTCGACTCCCTGGACGTGACATTCGACAGCGCCCGCGTCTTCCGGGTGCAATCGGACGAAGACGACGAGGTCGATAGCGCGACCACGGCGACGGAGGCCCCGGAGACGGAGGCGCCCGAAACTGAAACCGAAGAGACGACGACGGAGACCGCGACGACCGAGACCGAGGGAGAATCCGCCGACGAGGCGGGCTTCCAGACCTTCGACCTCGATAGCCCGACCGTGGATCTGACCGAAGTGGTCGGCGCCAAGGCCATCGGTGTGCTCGACGGGGAACTGGAGACCGGCCGCTACGCCAAGGTCGAACTCTCCGTCGCGGCCGTCGAGGGCGTCGTCGACGGCGAGACGGTCCCGGTGAAGGTCCCTAGCGAGAAACTGCAGATAACCAAGCCCTTCGAGGTCACGGCCGAGGCGCCCGTCGAGTTCGTCTTCGACATCAACGTCGTCAAGAAGGGGCCCAACGGCTACAACCTCCTGCCGGTCATCAGCGAGAGCGGGGTCGCCGGAAAGGACGTGGAGATCGAAGAGGTCGAGTCGACCGCGTCCGCATCCTCGTCCGCGGCCGGCGAGACCGGGACGGACGCCGACGCGACGACGACCGTGACCGAAACGGAGGGAGACGACGCAGCGAACGCCGACACCGCGAAAAACAAGTCCAGGGGCCCGTCCCAGTCAGACGACTAG